A stretch of the Fibrobacter succinogenes genome encodes the following:
- a CDS encoding MmcQ/YjbR family DNA-binding protein produces the protein MTGIEEQFNGKKLLVKKLIPFGFTKEGSNYALVREILGGQFRLEIRVGRGKKVSVKVFDNDSGEEYLLFSVLSVQGALVGRIRKEVSVITDKFIGECFETQIFKRKSANDLIGYAEQKYGDKPEYLWERFPQFAAIRKHENKKWYCLLGTVEKSKVGLKGDEIIEVANFKIVPKELLGLLKKPGYLPAYHMNKKSWVTVLLDGTVPLTEIKKLLDKSYTLA, from the coding sequence GTGACAGGCATCGAAGAACAATTCAACGGCAAGAAACTCCTTGTCAAGAAGCTCATTCCGTTCGGGTTCACGAAGGAAGGGTCTAACTATGCGCTCGTCCGCGAAATACTTGGCGGGCAATTCCGTCTGGAAATCAGAGTGGGACGGGGCAAGAAGGTTTCAGTCAAGGTCTTCGACAACGATTCCGGCGAAGAATACCTACTGTTTTCGGTGCTGTCAGTGCAGGGGGCCCTCGTGGGTCGCATCCGCAAAGAAGTTTCCGTTATTACGGATAAATTTATAGGCGAATGTTTCGAGACGCAGATTTTCAAAAGGAAATCAGCGAATGACCTGATTGGATACGCGGAGCAAAAATACGGAGACAAGCCCGAATATCTGTGGGAACGGTTTCCGCAATTCGCCGCCATCCGCAAGCACGAAAACAAGAAATGGTATTGCCTATTGGGGACTGTCGAAAAATCAAAAGTTGGCCTCAAAGGCGACGAGATTATCGAAGTGGCGAACTTCAAGATAGTCCCGAAGGAATTGCTGGGACTCCTGAAAAAGCCTGGCTACCTCCCCGCATACCACATGAACAAGAAAAGCTGGGTAACCGTCCTCCTTGACGGAACGGTGCCGCTAACCGAAATCAAGAAATTGCTGGATAAAAGCTACACGCTGGCGTGA